One Rosa chinensis cultivar Old Blush chromosome 5, RchiOBHm-V2, whole genome shotgun sequence genomic region harbors:
- the LOC112164264 gene encoding uncharacterized protein LOC112164264, producing MLRLFLFRNIICRLGIPEVFVSDWGAAFMGGEVDKLAREWGIQFIHSSPYYAQSNGQAEASNKIIINLLKKLLEVNPRQWHETLYETLWAYRTSKRNPTATTPYALMFGHDAVLPLEVNIQSLRVQEQHHLIGEEYVQAMWQEHEDLSEKRLEALDNLVMEKQRVAHAYEKWTRGTSYSEGELVWKAVLPLGEKLDGRGKWTPRWEGKAELKGSVRATTVTATS from the exons ATGTTGCGACTATTCCTATTCAGAAACATCATCTGCAGATTGGGGATCCCAGAAGTTTTTGTTTCGGACTGGGGGGCAGCTTTCATGGGTGGTGAAGTTGATAAACTGGCAAGAGAATGGGGAATACAGTTCATCCATTCCAGtccatattatgctcagtctaatggtcaagcggaggccagcAACAAGATCATTATCAATTTGCTGAAGAAACTGTTGGAAGTTAATCCACGACAGTGGCATGAGACACTTTATGAAACTCTTTGGGCCTACCGCACCTCTAAGCGGAATCCCACCGCAACAACACCttatgctttgatgtttggccatgatgcaGTCCTGCCGTTGGAAGTCAACATCCAATCATTACGAGTTCAAGAGCAACATCATCTCATTGGAGAAGAGTACGTTCAGGCTATGTGGCAggaacatgaagaccttagcGAAAAGCGCTTGGAGGCTTTAGATAATTTGGTCATGGAAAAGCAACGAGTCGCTCACGCCTATGAAAAGTGGACGCGGGGAACGAGTTACAGCGAAGGagagttggtttggaaagcagttcTCCCGCTTGGCGAAAAATTAGATGGTCGCGGCAAATGGACTCCAagatgggaag gaaaggctgagctcaagggaagtgTGAGAGCCACCACCGTGACCGCCACCTCctaa